ATGAACGGTGGTGCTAAAAAACCCCGCCTGCGGCAAGCCGCCAACCGTTAGTGGCAAGCATAAAGGACGACAACGAACTAACAAAATTGGTATGACACCAGAAAAGATACATACAACAAACTACTACGACACTTTTATTGAAGTTGCCGAAGACACAAAAGTTTCTTATGGTACAAAACCACCTTTCAAAACCGACAAGAAAACTATTGCCGAATTGCAATATGAACTACTTGTGGACAATCCCTATAAATTCACTTCGGACGATATATTTTTTCAAGTGTTTGCGAACAGAAACGACTTAACAAAAGCGGAATACAAACAAGGACGACAACAATTTTTCTCAAAAGGACAACCTTGTTTTCGTTCATCACCATTAACAAAAACGTATGGTTTTGGTGTTCACGCTGACAAAGACGGTAAAGTTGCGATATTTGGAATGGAAACTGAACAATACGAAAAATTTCTAAGTGACC
The Rhodoflexus caldus genome window above contains:
- a CDS encoding DUF6157 family protein, which translates into the protein MTPEKIHTTNYYDTFIEVAEDTKVSYGTKPPFKTDKKTIAELQYELLVDNPYKFTSDDIFFQVFANRNDLTKAEYKQGRQQFFSKGQPCFRSSPLTKTYGFGVHADKDGKVAIFGMETEQYEKFLSDPTIKKVKAMRTSKK